The following is a genomic window from Rhododendron vialii isolate Sample 1 chromosome 9a, ASM3025357v1.
gactagtgGAAAAGttaggaagtttttttttttgataagtgcacaaaattttattaggcTCAAACCAAGAAACAAAGTATAAGGGATAGAATCCCCttacaagaaacaacaaaacaggCAGCCATACTTAACAGCtctaaacaagaaaacaaaatcaaagaacaccctataaaaaaaaactatacagaTTGCATGATCCTATGAGGCAAGGCCCATATCTCACAAATACTCCGATTTTGCAAGGATTGTTTTACATTCCTTCTGGAGCTAAGGAAAGCACGAATCCCATTGGCTATATCTGTTGCCACCTGAGTATGATCCTtcatttttgcacaaaaaatacgAGAGTTTCTTTCCTGCCAAAGACCATAAACAGTAGCTGCCAATGTACTCTTCAAACTAACAAATCTGAAAGTATCCCAAGATACATTGCCCTGCAACCAATCAAGGACATCTCCCATATTATTAGGAATGCCAGCCACTCTATTCTTTGACACCAAGTACTGCCAAACACGTGTAGAATATGAACAATCAAAGAACAAGTGATGATGTGATTCCTCCTCATCCTGGCAGAGGCAGCAAAGAGCATCCAAAGCCATACCCCAGTTTCTCAATCTGTCCTTAGTACTCAGTCTGTGAAGAGCTGCCAACCAAAGTATAAAAGACCATCTAGGGACATTATGACTACCCCAAATAACCTTGAATCGAGGCTGAATAGGGAATTTCTCCCGAATAGCTTCCCAAGCAGACTTAATAGTGAAAATACCACTAGGATGAGGCACCCAAATTACTGAATCCACCATCTCAGGGTGTGGAACCAAATTCTGAGGAGTGTGAGAGACGATGGTCTGAATAAGGTGGTTTCTTAATCTAGGCCATCTCCAAGCCCCATTTTCCACTATTGAAGCCACCTTAGCCCTTAAAGATCTGCCAACATTATGCACCACTCTATCCCCAAATCGATCATATAAGGGACCAAGAGGGTGCCAATTATCCCACCACAAGAAGGTCCTTTCTCCATTACCAGaaaagttaggaagttatttcctacgtttgttattttctataaatagtcttttaagacttcattgtaatctctctccaacaaatcaaagtctatctttatttgtcttaatttttggcactactaacccattcgggttataattaggagtaggagtagaatttcatattctaagcttAACTTAGGATCTTAGATGTGTCGCTCACGGCGATGGATCAATCGTTGAAGATTAATGGAAGTCTCTTCCatttgtcttcaatttcgttcttaatctcacatttgactcgactatcatttctcttccggtgaagtcctgaaatatgGCGTGGAACCACGGATCCGTCTTGTGGAGACATAGCCGTATTcgtccttatttttgttgttggcattgtttcccgaaatctctAATCGAgagaaaaattggtaaacacaCAGGGGCGGAGGATTGATGCATACTCGATCCTGCTGCCGCTGAGGAAACAATGCGCGCGCGTTAGACTTTGATTCGTTCAAGGGTCTTGAGGTGGTTTAGAATTTGGTTGTTTTTTCAATGTaccatctttttttgtttattgatgATGAGGGTATCTGGTGGTTTGCCCAAACTATGTTCATGAAGGAGGTTGCAAGTTTTAATATATGCTTGACCAATGCTGTAAGATATGCTTAACCTTGTCTATAGTAGGAAGATATTCATGTCTAAAGTCACGATTATGTTTGTCTAGACTTGAAGCCATGCCAAATGCTTCTCCTTATACCTACAAAAGGAGAAGCCAATTATAAGTAATAAACTCATGTGTTCGCATTTCTTTCTAACATCCTTATTCTTTCCTACTTCGTTTCCCTAGCTTGTGTTTGTATAATCCCACATTCATCTCCAAAACCCTATGAAAAAGCACTAGTACTGACTCAACTCACCCAtggcatcctcctcctcctccaaagAAGTGATAACCCTGAAACTACTAGTCGACACGAAGAACAACAGGGTCCTTTTCGCCGAGGCCGGAAAAGACTTCATCGACTTCCTCTtcaccctcctctctctccccattgGCACCGTTGTCCGCCTCCTCACTGCCAAAAGCTTGGTCGGCAGCCTAGGAAACCTCTACGACAGCGTAGACAACCTGAGCGATACCTACATGCAGCCCAACCAGAAAAAGGAGGTTCTGTTGAAACCCAAGGTGGCTATCCGCTCGACGAAGGCATCCCTTCTTCTCACCGACGACGATGCGCCCGAGCCGGCGGTTAACAAGGCATACAAG
Proteins encoded in this region:
- the LOC131301336 gene encoding uncharacterized protein LOC131301336, producing the protein MVDSVIWVPHPSGIFTIKSAWEAIREKFPIQPRFKVIWGSHNVPRWSFILWLAALHRLSTKDRLRNWGMALDALCCLCQDEEESHHHLFFDCSYSTRVWQYLVSKNRVAGIPNNMGDVLDWLQGNVSWDTFRFVSLKSTLAATVYGLWQERNSRIFCAKMKDHTQVATDIANGIRAFLSSRRNVKQSLQNRSICEIWALPHRIMQSV